From the genome of Pseudomonas hamedanensis:
GATGCCGCCCGGGAAACCGGAGTGGGAGTAGTACATTTTGTCAGTGGTTTTAGCGCCGGTAACACGGATCTGCTCGGCGTTGATGACGACGATGTAGTCGCCGGTGTCAACGTGAGGAGTGTACTCAGGCTTGTGCTTGCCACGCAGACGGCTCGCGATTTCGGTGGCCAGACGACCCAGGGTCTGACCAGCAGCGTCGACGACAAACCAGTCGCGCTTTACTGTTTCCGGTTTAGCAGTAAAAGTTTTCATTCTTTATAGCCTCAGGGGCCGCCTGTAAATTAGACGGCGGATCTTACTGAATAGTGCGTACTTTGACAAGTCAAAGGCAGCCGGATACAGACGCTTTCGGGGGCTCGGGTCGGCGCGTCCGTTCAACGGCAAGATTCTTCGGCGGCGGCGCATCACTTCCACTGCAGAAAGAGGTCGGCAATTATGCAGATTGCGAAAAATTTTTCAACCTGCTTTTATGATTGTTTTGCCCAAGGAGCACCCGATGGACTATCGCCAGCTAGGCCGTACCGACCTGAACGTGAGTGCAATCTGCCTCGGCACCATGACCTGGGGCGAGCAAAACACTGAAGCTGAAGCCTTCGCCCAGATCGAACGGGCCAAAGAGGCCGGGATCAATTTCATCGACACCGCCGAGATGTACCCGGTGCCACCAAAAGCCGAAACCTACGCCACCACCGAGCGTTACATCGGCAATTACTTCAAAAGCCGCGGCGACCGTGCCGACTGGATTCTCGCCAGCAAGATCGCCGGTCCCGGCAACACCATCGACTACATCCGCGACAAGAACCTGCGCCACAACCGCCAGCACATCACCGAAGCGCTGGACGCCAGCCTCAAGCGCCTGCAGACCGATTACATCGACCTGTACCAGTTGCACTGGCCGGAGCGCAGCACCAACTTTTTCGGACAGCTGGGCTACAAGCACAAGGTCGAAGCCAACCTCACCCCGCTCGAAGACACCCTCGAAGCCCTCGATGAACAGGTGAAGGCCGGCAAGATCCGCCACATCGGTCTGTCCAACGAGACGCCGTGGGGCACCATGCGTTTTCTCGCCCTGGCTGAAGCCCGTGGCTGGCCGCGGGCGGTGTCGATCCAGAACCCGTACAACCTGCTCAACCGCAGCTTTGAAATCGGACTGGCGGAAATCGCCATCCGTGAACAATGCGGCCTGCTCGCCTATTCACCACTGGCGTTCGGCTTCCTGTCGGGCAAGTACGAAGGCGGAGCCCGCCCACCAAAAGGCCGCCTGAGCCTCTACAGCCGCTTCAGCCGCTATTTCAATGCGCAATCGGAAGCGGCATGCAGCCGTTATGTCGCGCTGGCCCGTGAACACGGCCTGGATCCGGCGCAAATGGCTCTGGCTTTTGTTACGCAGCAACCGTTCGTGACCAGCAACATCATTGGCGCGACAACGCTGGAACAGCTGGACAGCAACATTGCCAGTTTTGATCTGAAGCTTTCCGATGAAGTGCTGGCCGGGATCGAGGCGATTCACAAGGATCATCCGAATCCTGCGCCCTGATTGATCCATAAACCGATCGCGAGCAGGCTCACTCCTACATTTGGAATGCGCTCCCCTGTAGGAGTGAGCCTGCTCGCGATAGCGGTCTGATAGTCCCCCCAGATTAAAGCGAACGCGCAATGATCTCCTTCATGATTTCATTGGTCCCGGCATAAATTCGCTGCACCCGTGCATCCGCCCACGCCCGGGCCACCGGGTATTCCCACATGAAGCCGTAGCCGCCATGCAGTTGCACGCATTCGTCGAGCACCTTGCATTGCAGGTCCGTACCCCAATATTTGGCCATCGCCGCCGTCGGCACGTCGAGTTTGCCTTGCAGATGCAGTTCCAGGCAGCGGTCGACGAAGACCCGGCCGATCTGAATCTCTGTAGCCATCTCGGCCAATTTGAATCGGGTGTTCTGAAAGTCGGCAATCGCCTTGCCGAACGCCTTGCGATCACGGGTGTAATCCAGCGTCCATTGCAACGCCGCTTCCGCCGAGGCCAACCCGCCGATGGCCACCGTCAGGCGCTCTTGTGGTAATTCCTGCATCAGGTAGGCAAACCCGGCTCCCGCCTGCCCCAACAGGTTTTCCTTCGGCACGCGCACGTCCTGAAAGAACAATTCCGACGTGTCCTGCGCCTTCATTCCGACTTTCTCCAGGCGTTTGCCCTTCTCGAAGCCGGGCGTATTCGCCTCCACCAGAAACAGGCTGGTGCCCTTGGCGCCGGCCTTCGGGTCGGTCTTGGCCACCACGATCACCAAGTCGGCGAGAAAGCCGTTGGTGATAAAAGTTTTCGAACCGTTGATCACGTATTCGTCACCGTCCAGCACCGCCGTGGTTTTCACCCCTTGCAAGTCGGATCCGGCGCCCGGTTCGGTCATGGCAATGGCGGTGACCATTTCGCCCGAGACCAGTTTCGGCAGGTATTTGTGCTTCAGCGCCTCGCTGCCGTAATGCAGGATGTACGGCGCGACGATATCCGAGTGCAGCGAAAAACCGATCCCGGTCAGGCCCAGGCGACCGACCTCTTCAATCACCACGGTGCTGTACAGGAAATCGGCGCCCAGCCCGCCGTACTCCTCCGGCAGATGCGAGCAGAGCATCCCCGCCTCCCCCGCCTTGTTCCAGAGCTGGCGATCGATATGCCCCTGCTTTTCCCATTGCCCGTGGAACGGCACCGCCTCTTTTTCGAGGAATGTTCGTACGCTGTCGCGAAACAATTCGTGCTCGGGGCTGAACAAGGTTCTGGGGATCATGCGGCACCTGTCTTTCTTGTTGGAGGAATACGACCTTCAGAGACTAAGCCTGGCTTGTGCTACAGGACACTGGACACATCCGACAAAAAATAAGACGATCCAGCCGTCTGGTGACCACTTTCCCTTATAAAAACAAAACAAAAAGTTGAATTATGTCCAAGCAAGTCTCCCCGCCCCTGCGGCGCGTCAGCATCCTGGCCATTGACCGGGTTTTCGCTTACACACTCATGCAAGCCAAGGATTTTTTCCATGTGGCCAGCCTGCGTTATGGCAAGCAACTGGGCCATGGCCTGACACCGGCATTCGAAACGCGCCTGGTCAGTCCCGATGGCAAACCGGTGAAAAGCTTCAGCGATGTGATCATGCCGGTCGATGGCGGCCTTGAAAACGCCGATGTGATCATCCTCCCGGCGTTCTGGGACGATTTCGATACGCTGTGCGCCCGTTACCCCCAAGTCCTGCCGTGGCTGCGCGAACAACACGCGCGCGGCGCAGTGCTATGCGGCGAAGCGACCGGAGTGTTCTGGCTGGCCGAGGCCGGGTTGCTCAACGGTAAGGAAGCCACCACCTACTGGCGCTTCTTCAACGCCTTCGCCGAGCGCTTTCCCAAGGTGTACCTGAATCAGGACAAACACCTCACCGATGCCGACAATCTCTACTGCGCGGGCGGCACCACCTCGGCCTGCGACCTGTACATTTATCTGATCGAACGCTTCTGCGGCTCGAACGTGGCGCAAGCCGTGGCCCGCGACATCCTTTACGAAGTGCAGCGCAGCTATTCGCCGGGCCGCATCGGTTTCGGCGGGCAGAAACTGCACCAGGACGTGATCATCCTGCAGATCCAGCACTGGCTCGAAGAGCATTTCGCCGACAAGTTCCGCTTTGAAGATGTCGCCCGCGAGCACGGCATGAGCATCCGCAACTTCATGCGCCGTTTCCAGACCGCCACCGGTGACAAGCCGCTGCACTACCTGCAACGACTGCGCATCGAGACGGCCAAGGGCTTGTTGTCCGGCACGCGCAAGAGCATCAAGACCATCAGTTATGAAGTCGGTTACGACGATGCGAGCTTCTTTGCGCGGCTGTTCCGCCAGCACACTGAACTGTCGCCGAACCAGTATCGGCAGCAGTTTCAGCAGGCTGCCTAACCCGCCCTGATCGTTCCCACGCTCTGCGTGGGAATGCCGCCATTGGACGCTCTGCGTCCGCTTCGCAAGTGACGCGGAGCGTCACGGGATGCATTCCCACGCGGAGCGTGGGAACGATCAGTCGGCGCGCGGCCAGATAAAACCGAGCATAAAAAAAGGCCTGCAATCGCAGGCCCTTTTTCTTTGCCGAAACTCCGCTTAAGGCTTGTGCGCCCGCGACAGAAATTCGTGGGATTGCATCTCCAGCAAACGGCTCAGGGTGCGCTGGAACTCGAAGTTCAGGCGCCCGCCGGTGTACAGATCCTTCAGCTCGACTTCAGCGGAAATGATCAGCTTGACGTTGCGATCGTAGAACTCGTCGACCATGTTGATGAAGCGGCGGGCGATGTCGTCGGTGGTGACGCTCATCTGCTCGACACCGCTGAGCAGCACGGCGTGGAAGATCTTGCCCAGCTCGATGTAATCGTTCTGGCTGCGTGGGCCGTCGCACAGTTCACGGAAGTCGAACCAGGCCACGTCGTCACAAGTGCGCAACGCGCGAATTTCGCGGTTTTCGATGATCAGCACGTCATTCTCGACGGCCGCGGTGCACTCAGGCGTCAGCGCGCGGAAGCTCTTGCGCAGGCTTTCGTGAGCGGCTTCGTCGAGCGGATAGTGGAACAGCTCCGCTTGCTCGAGGTGACGCAGACGGTAGTCGACGCCGCTGTCGACGTTGACGATCTCGGTGTTCTGCTTGATCAGCGCGATGGCCGGCAAGAAGCGCGCGCGTTGCAGGCCATCCTTGTACAGACCGTCCGGGACGATGTTCGAAGTCGCGACGAGGGTCACGCCGTTCTTGAACAGCTCTTCCATCAGCGTGCCGAGGATCATCGCGTCGGTGATATCGGAGACGAAGAATTCATCGAAGCAGATCACCCGCGACTCGGCGGCAAAACGCTTGGCGATGATGGTCAGCGGGTTTTTCTCGCCGCCGAGGGTTTTCATTTCTTCGTGCACACGCTTCATGAAGCGGTGGAAGTGGGTGCGGGTCTTTTCCTTGAACGGCAGCGCTTCGAAGAAGGTGTCGACCAGATAAGTCTTGCCGCGACCGACGCCGCCCCAGAAATACAGGCCCTTGACCGGCGCCTGATCTTTTTTGCCGAACAGCTTGCTCAGCAGGCCCGGCTTGTTCTGGTCGGCGGCGATCAAGTCGTCGTACAGACGCTGCAAGTGACGCACCGCAGTTTCCTGCGCGGCGTCATGGAAGAAATCCGG
Proteins encoded in this window:
- the rplM gene encoding 50S ribosomal protein L13, producing the protein MKTFTAKPETVKRDWFVVDAAGQTLGRLATEIASRLRGKHKPEYTPHVDTGDYIVVINAEQIRVTGAKTTDKMYYSHSGFPGGIKSINFEKLIAKAPERVIETAVKGMLPKNPLGRDMYRKLKVYAGAAHPHTAQQPQELKF
- a CDS encoding NADP(H)-dependent aldo-keto reductase, whose translation is MDYRQLGRTDLNVSAICLGTMTWGEQNTEAEAFAQIERAKEAGINFIDTAEMYPVPPKAETYATTERYIGNYFKSRGDRADWILASKIAGPGNTIDYIRDKNLRHNRQHITEALDASLKRLQTDYIDLYQLHWPERSTNFFGQLGYKHKVEANLTPLEDTLEALDEQVKAGKIRHIGLSNETPWGTMRFLALAEARGWPRAVSIQNPYNLLNRSFEIGLAEIAIREQCGLLAYSPLAFGFLSGKYEGGARPPKGRLSLYSRFSRYFNAQSEAACSRYVALAREHGLDPAQMALAFVTQQPFVTSNIIGATTLEQLDSNIASFDLKLSDEVLAGIEAIHKDHPNPAP
- a CDS encoding acyl-CoA dehydrogenase family protein, translated to MIPRTLFSPEHELFRDSVRTFLEKEAVPFHGQWEKQGHIDRQLWNKAGEAGMLCSHLPEEYGGLGADFLYSTVVIEEVGRLGLTGIGFSLHSDIVAPYILHYGSEALKHKYLPKLVSGEMVTAIAMTEPGAGSDLQGVKTTAVLDGDEYVINGSKTFITNGFLADLVIVVAKTDPKAGAKGTSLFLVEANTPGFEKGKRLEKVGMKAQDTSELFFQDVRVPKENLLGQAGAGFAYLMQELPQERLTVAIGGLASAEAALQWTLDYTRDRKAFGKAIADFQNTRFKLAEMATEIQIGRVFVDRCLELHLQGKLDVPTAAMAKYWGTDLQCKVLDECVQLHGGYGFMWEYPVARAWADARVQRIYAGTNEIMKEIIARSL
- a CDS encoding GlxA family transcriptional regulator, with the translated sequence MASLRYGKQLGHGLTPAFETRLVSPDGKPVKSFSDVIMPVDGGLENADVIILPAFWDDFDTLCARYPQVLPWLREQHARGAVLCGEATGVFWLAEAGLLNGKEATTYWRFFNAFAERFPKVYLNQDKHLTDADNLYCAGGTTSACDLYIYLIERFCGSNVAQAVARDILYEVQRSYSPGRIGFGGQKLHQDVIILQIQHWLEEHFADKFRFEDVAREHGMSIRNFMRRFQTATGDKPLHYLQRLRIETAKGLLSGTRKSIKTISYEVGYDDASFFARLFRQHTELSPNQYRQQFQQAA
- the zapE gene encoding cell division protein ZapE: MTPLERYQADLKRPDFFHDAAQETAVRHLQRLYDDLIAADQNKPGLLSKLFGKKDQAPVKGLYFWGGVGRGKTYLVDTFFEALPFKEKTRTHFHRFMKRVHEEMKTLGGEKNPLTIIAKRFAAESRVICFDEFFVSDITDAMILGTLMEELFKNGVTLVATSNIVPDGLYKDGLQRARFLPAIALIKQNTEIVNVDSGVDYRLRHLEQAELFHYPLDEAAHESLRKSFRALTPECTAAVENDVLIIENREIRALRTCDDVAWFDFRELCDGPRSQNDYIELGKIFHAVLLSGVEQMSVTTDDIARRFINMVDEFYDRNVKLIISAEVELKDLYTGGRLNFEFQRTLSRLLEMQSHEFLSRAHKP